AGCCGGGCGTCGGCGGGGGCGCCGGGGCCGAGCGGCGGCGGGCCGCTCATGTACGACTCCTGGAACTGGCGCTCGCGGTCGTCGAGGAGCGCCCACAGGAGCTGGGAGACGTCGCCGAAGCGGCGGTAGACCGTGCCGACGCCGATGCCGCTGGCGTGGGCGACCTGGTTCATGGTGACGGCCTGGGGGCCGTCCTCGCTGACGATCCGGGCGGCGGCGTCGAGGATCTTGCGCCGGTTGCGGGCGGCGTCGGCGCGCTCGGGCGCGGGTGTCCCGACGGTGGGGAGAAGGCCGAGCAGGGGTGCCGACGTGTGTCCGGCCCGCGGTATCTCGGTGCTCATCTGCCGACTCCTGTTCCTGGTGCGCCGCCCGTGCGCCCTGTTGCGCGCTGCGTCGCGCTGTTTGCCTTTTCGCGCCCCGTCTCCCCGTTCCGGTAGCCCTCGATGTGAGCATACCCGTTCCCCTTGCGAAACGGATAGCAATCCGTTTAGTCTCATGACGTTGAAACGGAAACTGATCCGCTTGAGGAGATCGCCATGTCCGTGAAGGTCGCCGTCATCTACTACTCGGCCACGGGTGCCGTTCACCAGCTCGCCCAGGCCGTTGCGGAGGGTGCCGAGAAGGCGGGCGCCGAGGTGCGGCTGCGCCGGGTGACCGAGCTCGCCCCCGCCGCCGCCATCGACTCGAACCCGGCGTGGCGCGCCCATGTGGACGCCACCGGTGACGTGGAGGTCGCCACCCTCGACGACCTGGAGTGGGCGGACGCGTACGCGCTCGGCTCCCCGACCCGTTTCGGCAACGTGGCCGCGCAGCTGAAGCAGTACATCGACACCTCGGGCGGCCTCTGGCAGCAGGGCGTCATGGCGGACAAGCCCGCGACCGCCTTCACCAGTGCCCACAACCTGCACGGCGGCAACGAGTCGACGCTGCTCGCGCTCTACAACACCTTCCACCACTGGGGCTCGGTCATCGTCTCCCCCGGTTTCACGGACCCGGCGGTCTACGCGGCCGGCGGCAACCCGTACGGCACCGCCCACCCGGGTGCGAACGGCGCCCCGGAGGAGCCGGTCCTCGCGGCCGCCCGCTACCAGGGCCGCCGTCTGACGACGATCGCGAAGCGCCTCAAGGGCCTCGCGACCGACTGATCGCACGGGAGGGCGGCCCGGGAGCCGCCGCCGTACGAGACGTGCCCCCGGGGGATCTCCCCCGGGGGCACGTCCGCGTCCGGAAGCGCGGCGGTCACGCCAGCGACAGGAAGAGCTTCTCCAGCCGGGCGCGCATCGCGTCACGGTCCTCGCCGTTCCGGCGGGCGTCCTCGACGTCGGTCAGGCACTGCTGCAGGCCGGTCGCGATGATCGCGAACCCGGCCCGGTCGAGGGCCCGGGAGGCGGCCGCCAGCTGGGTCACGACCTCCTCGCAGTCGCGGCCTTCCTCGATCATCCGGATCACGCCGGAGATCTGGCCCTGAGCCCGGCGGAGCCGGTTCAGTACCGACTTCAGCTCCGCACCAGCGAGATCCAGTTCCACAGCCACTCCTCCTAGATACCCCACGGGGTAATTTACTCCCCACGCGGGGTTCCGTCGAAGACCAAGGATGACACCTGCGCCGGGAGACGGGCGTGCACGAGGGCGGGGCGGGCCGGGGCCGGGGCGGGGTCCCGGGTCAGGACCCGGGTGCGGGCGCGTACCGGCGGAGGAACATCTCGGCCCCGTCCACGACGAGGCGCTCGCACAGTTCGTCGCCGAGCTCCGCCCCGTGCTGCTCGAACACCATCTGCGGGAAGAGCAGCAGCGAGTAGAGCTGGAGGACGGCGACCTCCAGGTCGGGGATGTCGAGGAGACCCCGGTCCGCGAGGGTGCGCAGGGCGTTCGTGACGGCGGGGTGGTGGCCGGCCGGGCCGTGCGCGCGCCAGGCGCGGCCCAGCTCGGGGAAGCGGTGGACCTCGGTGGCGACGAGGGTGCGCAGGGCGCGGCCCTCGGTGTCGGCGCGTACGGCCCGGCCCCAGGCGCGGCCGGCGTCGGTGAGGGCGGCCTTGAGCGCTTCGGGGCCGTCGGCGTCGACGAGCCGCGCGAGATCGGGCCCGCCGGCCGGCCCTTCGCCGCCCTGGCCGCCGGGGCCGAGCGGCTCGTCGAGGGCGCCCGCGACGACGGCGGTGAAGAGGGCTTCCTTGCTGCCGAAGTGGTTGTAGACGGTCACCTTGGAGACGCCGGCCTCGGCGGCGATGGCGTCCATGCCGACGCCGAAGCCCTCGCGGAGGAAGAGGTCGCGGGCGGCCCGCACGATCGCCTGCCGCTTGCGGGCTGCGCGGGGGCCGGTGGGGGCGGGCTTGGGGGCCGGAGCGGGCTCGGCGGAGGGCTCGGTCGCCGGTGCGGGGTCGGTGGCCGGTGCGGGCTGGGCGTCCATGGCCCCACCCTATCCAGGAAACTGTACTCTTGAGTTCAACTGTACTGTGCCGTACAGTTCAGTTATGTCCACCCACCCCGCCGTACCCTCCCCTGCCCACGACCAGGCGCCCGGGCGGCCCCACAGCCACCCCCGCCCCGACCCCCGCCGCTGGAAAGCCCTCGCGCTGATCTGCGCGGCCCAGTTCATGCTCGTCCTCGACGTGACCGTGGTGAACGTCGCGCTGCCCGCGCTCGCCACCGACCTCGACCTCGGACGCTCGACTCTGACCTGGGTCGTCACCGCGTACACCCTCTGCTTCGGCGGGCTCATGCTCCTCGGCGGACGCCTCGCCGACGCCCTCGGCGCCCGCCGGGTCCTCCTCACCGGCCTCGCCCTCTTCACCGCCGCGTCCCTGGCCTGCGGCCTCGCGCCGAACGCCGGCGTGCTCCTCGGCGGCCGGATCGTCCAGGGCATCGGCGCCGCGCTGCTCTCCCCGGCGGCCCTCGCCCTGGTCACGACGGTGTTCCACGGCCCGGAGAAGCCCAGGGCGCTGGGCGTCTGGGCGGCCGTCGGCGGTACGGGATCGGCGGTGGGCGTCCTGCTCGGCGGCGCGCTCACCTCGGGCCCCGGCTGGCCGTGGATCTTCTACGTCAACGTCCCGGTGGGCCTCGCGGTCCTGGCGGCCCTCCCCAGGTTCGTACCGGCGACGGCGCGGCCCGCGCGGCGCGGCGCGGGACTCGACGTCCCCGGCGCCCTCCTCGTCACGACGGCGACCGGCGCACTCGTCTACGGCCTGGTCACGGCGGGCGACTCCGGCTGGACGTCGACGGCGACGCTGCTGCCCCTCCTGGGCGCGCTCGTCCTCTACGCAGCCTTCGCGGCGACCGAACGGAAGGCCCGCACCCCGCTGATGGACCTGCGGATGCTCACCCGGCGACCCGTCGTCGTGGGCTCACTCCTCATGCTGGTCGCGACGGCGCTGCTGATCTCGTTCTTCTTCCTGGGCTCGATGCACCTCCAGCACCTCCACCACCTCGGCGCCCTCCGCACCGGCCTGCTGTTCCTCCCGGTGGCCCTCACCACGGCGATCGGCGCCCACTTGGGCTCCCGCCTGGTGAGCACGGCCGGCCCGCGCGTCTGCGCGACGGGAGGCCTGACGGTGGCGGCCCTCGGCTGCCTCCCGCTGGTCCTCGTCGACCCCGCGTCCGGCCCGTGGACCACGCTCCTCCCGTCCCTCGCGACGGCGTCGCTCGGCCTCGGCGCGGTCTTCGTCACGGCGACGACGACGGCCCTGGGCCTGATCGCCCCCACCGAGGCGGGCCTCGCCTCCGGCATCGTGAACACCTTCCACGAACTGGGCGGCTCCATCGGCGTCGCGCTCGTCTCCACCCTGGCCCTGACCGCCACGACCACCCCGACCCCCACCGGCCTGACCGCCGCGTACACCCTCTGCACCGCCACAGCGGCCACCGCCGCCCTCGCCGCCCCCCTCCTCATCCCAAGGGGCCGCCCCCACCTGACGGGCGGCCCGCACGGGATGCACTGAACCGATCCCGGAGACGTGCTCGGTTCAGAGCGGGGCCAACATCATCAGGACCTCGTCCCGGTCGTCCCCGGGCGCCAGCCGAAGCGCCCCGGGCCACCGTCCGACCTCCCGCCAGCCGAGCCGCCCGTAGAAGGCCTCCAGGCCGACGCCGCCGCGCGCGGCGAGCCGGAGCTGCTCGAGCCCCATCTCGTCGCGGGCGATCTCCCGTACGCGGGACATGAGGGCGGCCCCGATCCCGCGCCCGCGCAGACCCGTCCGGGTCTGGACGTGGTGGAGCGTCCCCCAGTGCGCCACGAGCCGGAAGTCGTCGCGGCGGACGTGCAGCCATCCGGCGAGGCCGCCGTCGACCGACGCGACCAGAAGACGGCTCGACCCGGGGCCGAGGCCCGCGACGAGGGCGTCGACCGCGGGGCCGGCCAGGTCCGTGCCGATCGGCGGGAAGGGGAAACCCGCCGCGCCACCCGCGTTGGTCACCTCGATCCAGCACTCGATGAGTTCGTCCCGCAGCTCCGGGGAGACATCATCCGGAGCCGTGAACTGTCGAAGAACGAGGGGTCCGATATCCACGCGGCGATCCTCGCACCCGGTACGGACAGCGCCGGGTGCGAGGAAGCGGAATCGGGGGTCAGTCCTGGCTCGGGCCCCGTTCGTCGACCGGGCGGATGACCACCGCGTACTCCGGGGCGCCGGAGGGCTGCGGGCAGCGGGCCACCTGGGCGGCGATCTCCGTCACGCGTTCCAGGGAGGCGCAGTCGAGGAGCCAGTAGCCCGCGATGACCTCCTTGGTCTCCGCGTAGGGGCCGTCGGTGACGACCGGCTTCCCGTCGCCGTCCACCGTCACGAAACGGGCCGTGGACGGGGCCGCCAGGCCCTGGGCGTCGAGCATCTCGCCCTTCGCCGACAGCTCCTCGTTGATCGCGTTCATGTGCTCGAACATCGCCTTGAGGTCCGGCTTGGTCCAGGCGGGGCTGTCGTCGGTGGGGCGGCCCACCATGGCCTCGTAGTCGGCCTCACTGCCCTGCACCATCACCAGGTACTTCATGACGTCCTCCTCGTCCTCACGTCCTGTGCGGCCGGTTCCCCGCTTTCGGGGGGTGCCGCGTACTGCCTCTCGCAGGACAGTCGGAGCGGAGGGCCGGTTCTCGACACCGCGCGGGCCGCGGCCGGAAAAACCGGAGAAATCACCCGCCCGCACGATGATCTGCGTGTGAACGCCTTCAGCTACTCCGCCGCCTTCATCACCTTCTTCTCCGTCGTCGGCCCCCCGAAGGTCCTCCTCTCCTTCGCCGGCCTCGCCCAGGTCCACCCGGTGAGCCAGTTGAGGACCGTCGCCCTCATCTCCTCGGGCGCGGCCGTCCTCGTCGGCCTGGTCATCGGCATCACCGCCCCCTGGGTGCTGAACGTCTTCCACATCAGCACCCCCGCGCTCCAGCTCGCCGGCGGCGTCATCTTCTTCATCTACGCCGTCGGGCTCGTCCTCGGCCTCCACTTCGGCACCGGCACCACCCAGCAGGACGCCCCCGACCTGACGAGCGCCGTGCGCGAGCTGCTCATCCCGTACGTGGTCAGCCCGCTCGCCATGACGGCCGTGCTCATCGAGGCGGCCGCCCGCGACTCCTTCACCTGGCGCTCGACCGTCGTCGGCGCGTACGTGTCCGTCATCGCGCTCGACCTGATCTGCGTCCTGCTGCTCGCCCCCGCCCTGCGCCGCACCCACCACGCCACGATCGAGCTCCTCGGCCGTCTGCTCGGCCTGCTGCTCGCCGCCGTCGGCGTGGACCTGGTCCTGGACGGTCTCGCGGACCTGGGCGTCCCGGGCCTCTACACGCGCCACTGATCCCGGAAGCGGGGCGAACCGCGCTCAGGCGCCCAACTCCCGCTCCAGCGGCGTACGGAACCGAGGCGTCACCCGTACGTCCCCGATCCACCCCGCGAGCCGCTCCGCCTCCGCGCCGATCACCCGCCCGGCCGCTGAGCCCGCGTCCGTCAGCATCCGGTGGACGATCTCGCCGTCCGGGCGCTGCGCCCAGCCGCCGACGATCCGGCCGTCCCACCACACCGTCGGCCCGATGTTCCCGCTGCGGTCGAACAGCGCCGCCCGGTGCTCCGGGTCCAGGTACCAGTCACGGGCCTGCCAGCCCATCGCCGTCGGATCGAGCGCGGGCAGCAGCGCCGCCCACGGCTCCGGCTCCTCCGCCCGCTCCGACACGGGGTCGAGGTCGTCGGGAAGGACGAAGCCGGTCCCCTCGTCGAGGGTCACCGGCAGCGCCCCGACCGCGGCGAGCGCCCCGCGCACATCCGTCACCTTCCACCCCGTCCACCACTTCAGATCCGCCTCGGTGGCGGGCCCGCTGGCCCGGAGCCACCGCCGGATCAGTGCGGCCCGCGCCGACGCGGGACCGGGATCCTGAAGGGCTGCCGGACCGGGATCCCGGGAGGCAAGGGGATCCGGCCGGGCGTCGGGACCGGCGGGGCGCGCCCACCGGAACCGGCTGGACGTCCACGTGCCCAGCGGCCGGCCCCGCACGATCCGCCCCTCCATGCCGAGCACCCGCAGCACCCGGCTCGCGACGGACTGGACACCCTCCTGCCGGGTGCCCTTCCCGTACACGTACGTCGATCTCAACACCGGTACGGCCTTGCCGAGTTCGGCCCCGGTCGCCTCGCCCCGTACGGCCAGCTCGGCGAGGACGAGCCGCTCGGTCTCCGCCAGCCAGGCGGCGTCGAAGTCGCTCCCGGCCGCCAAGTGCTGGATCAGCGTGCCGCGTTCACGGACGGCGGCCGGACCGGTCGTCGAGACCTGGACGGCCGGGGCGAGCGCGGCGGGGAGGACGAAGACCGTGTGCCGCATGCCGTGCATCCGGACCAGCGACCGTTCCTCGTACAGCGCCCGCTCGACGTCCGCCACGGGCCCGGCCTTCCCCGCCAGCCGCGCCCCCACGGCGAGGAACACACTCGCCGGGTCCGTCCCGTGCAGCGCGACGAGCGACTCCGCGACCTCCTCCGCCGACCCGGCCCGCGCACTCCCGGCCAGCCTGTGCCGGAGCCCGAGCCGCGCCCTGCGCTCGGCGGCGTCGATCGTCCTCTTCCGCTTCTCACCCATGCGGCCAAGCATGGCCTCACACCCCGACGGGGACGAGGAAATCCGTCACGGTCGCCACGAACTCGTCCTCCTTCTCGAAGAAGACGACATGCCCGGCGTCGATCTCGGCGTACGCGCTGCCGCCGATGGCCGCGTGCAGCTCCCGGCTGTTCTCCACCGGCACGGTGGCGTCCTGCGCGCACCCCACGACCAGCGTCGGCGCCGTGATCCGGGGCAGCAGCGCCCGGATGTCGACCTCCAGGTCGAGTGCCACGTGCCGCAGCGTGCCCGGGGTGGGCGGCATGTTGGGGATGAGCGCCTCGACGCCCTCGCGGCCCACGGAATTGAGGAACCCGCGGCTGAACCCGGTCATGGTCACGCTCCGCCCGAAGCCCGCCGGATCGAACTCCCCGAGCCGCTGCCAGAGCGTGAACAGGTTCCGCAGGTACTCGTCGCCCTCGGTGTGCGCCCACCCCGCGACCAGGACGAGCCGGTGGACCAGGTCCGGGCGGAGGGCCGCGACGGCCGCCGAGACCGGGGAGCCCATGGAGAACCCGAGCAGGTCCACGGGGCCGGTGCCCGCGTCCTCGATCACGGCGATCACCTGCGCGGCGAGCGACTCGACGGTCAGCGGACCACCGTCGTCCACGGTCCGGTCGGCGCCGGACAGGTCCAGGGTGACGACCGTACGGCCGGTGGCGAAACGGGGAGTGGTCTGCCCCCAGTTGACGACGGCGCCACCGGATCCGGTGCCGTGGACGAGGAGAAGGGCGGGCCCGTCGCCCGAACCTTCGACGTCGTAGCGGACGAGGGCGGTGCCGACGGTGACGGTGGCCATGAGGGCGCTCCAAGAGGTGAGGAAGGGGTGGGTCGGGAGGGGTGTCGTTGGCCGACACCCGGAACCCTGCCTCCCGCCGGAAGGGGACGGGAGAGCCCTTCCGACCCTGGGACCGGCAGTCCCTGGATCAGCTCGGGAAGACGTGCGACGGTGCTGCGCGGGCCCGTTGGAGGGCCCGGAGGAGCCCCCGAC
This sequence is a window from Streptomyces sp. NBC_00691. Protein-coding genes within it:
- a CDS encoding GNAT family N-acetyltransferase, which encodes MDIGPLVLRQFTAPDDVSPELRDELIECWIEVTNAGGAAGFPFPPIGTDLAGPAVDALVAGLGPGSSRLLVASVDGGLAGWLHVRRDDFRLVAHWGTLHHVQTRTGLRGRGIGAALMSRVREIARDEMGLEQLRLAARGGVGLEAFYGRLGWREVGRWPGALRLAPGDDRDEVLMMLAPL
- a CDS encoding MarC family protein, with translation MNAFSYSAAFITFFSVVGPPKVLLSFAGLAQVHPVSQLRTVALISSGAAVLVGLVIGITAPWVLNVFHISTPALQLAGGVIFFIYAVGLVLGLHFGTGTTQQDAPDLTSAVRELLIPYVVSPLAMTAVLIEAAARDSFTWRSTVVGAYVSVIALDLICVLLLAPALRRTHHATIELLGRLLGLLLAAVGVDLVLDGLADLGVPGLYTRH
- a CDS encoding YciI family protein translates to MKYLVMVQGSEADYEAMVGRPTDDSPAWTKPDLKAMFEHMNAINEELSAKGEMLDAQGLAAPSTARFVTVDGDGKPVVTDGPYAETKEVIAGYWLLDCASLERVTEIAAQVARCPQPSGAPEYAVVIRPVDERGPSQD
- a CDS encoding alpha/beta fold hydrolase — its product is MATVTVGTALVRYDVEGSGDGPALLLVHGTGSGGAVVNWGQTTPRFATGRTVVTLDLSGADRTVDDGGPLTVESLAAQVIAVIEDAGTGPVDLLGFSMGSPVSAAVAALRPDLVHRLVLVAGWAHTEGDEYLRNLFTLWQRLGEFDPAGFGRSVTMTGFSRGFLNSVGREGVEALIPNMPPTPGTLRHVALDLEVDIRALLPRITAPTLVVGCAQDATVPVENSRELHAAIGGSAYAEIDAGHVVFFEKEDEFVATVTDFLVPVGV
- a CDS encoding metal-sensitive transcriptional regulator translates to MELDLAGAELKSVLNRLRRAQGQISGVIRMIEEGRDCEEVVTQLAAASRALDRAGFAIIATGLQQCLTDVEDARRNGEDRDAMRARLEKLFLSLA
- a CDS encoding TetR/AcrR family transcriptional regulator, yielding MDAQPAPATDPAPATEPSAEPAPAPKPAPTGPRAARKRQAIVRAARDLFLREGFGVGMDAIAAEAGVSKVTVYNHFGSKEALFTAVVAGALDEPLGPGGQGGEGPAGGPDLARLVDADGPEALKAALTDAGRAWGRAVRADTEGRALRTLVATEVHRFPELGRAWRAHGPAGHHPAVTNALRTLADRGLLDIPDLEVAVLQLYSLLLFPQMVFEQHGAELGDELCERLVVDGAEMFLRRYAPAPGS
- the wrbA gene encoding NAD(P)H:quinone oxidoreductase, translated to MSVKVAVIYYSATGAVHQLAQAVAEGAEKAGAEVRLRRVTELAPAAAIDSNPAWRAHVDATGDVEVATLDDLEWADAYALGSPTRFGNVAAQLKQYIDTSGGLWQQGVMADKPATAFTSAHNLHGGNESTLLALYNTFHHWGSVIVSPGFTDPAVYAAGGNPYGTAHPGANGAPEEPVLAAARYQGRRLTTIAKRLKGLATD
- a CDS encoding TetR/AcrR family transcriptional regulator; the encoded protein is MSTEIPRAGHTSAPLLGLLPTVGTPAPERADAARNRRKILDAAARIVSEDGPQAVTMNQVAHASGIGVGTVYRRFGDVSQLLWALLDDRERQFQESYMSGPPPLGPGAPADARLDAFLDALVDRVREQREILLAAHSAAPRARYHSGAYRVMHTHVALLIGRLRPGSDSTLLAHLLLAPFSPDVMHHLTVEQELSADRLKAGLQELLRLRA
- a CDS encoding winged helix DNA-binding domain-containing protein gives rise to the protein MGEKRKRTIDAAERRARLGLRHRLAGSARAGSAEEVAESLVALHGTDPASVFLAVGARLAGKAGPVADVERALYEERSLVRMHGMRHTVFVLPAALAPAVQVSTTGPAAVRERGTLIQHLAAGSDFDAAWLAETERLVLAELAVRGEATGAELGKAVPVLRSTYVYGKGTRQEGVQSVASRVLRVLGMEGRIVRGRPLGTWTSSRFRWARPAGPDARPDPLASRDPGPAALQDPGPASARAALIRRWLRASGPATEADLKWWTGWKVTDVRGALAAVGALPVTLDEGTGFVLPDDLDPVSERAEEPEPWAALLPALDPTAMGWQARDWYLDPEHRAALFDRSGNIGPTVWWDGRIVGGWAQRPDGEIVHRMLTDAGSAAGRVIGAEAERLAGWIGDVRVTPRFRTPLERELGA
- a CDS encoding MFS transporter, whose product is MSTHPAVPSPAHDQAPGRPHSHPRPDPRRWKALALICAAQFMLVLDVTVVNVALPALATDLDLGRSTLTWVVTAYTLCFGGLMLLGGRLADALGARRVLLTGLALFTAASLACGLAPNAGVLLGGRIVQGIGAALLSPAALALVTTVFHGPEKPRALGVWAAVGGTGSAVGVLLGGALTSGPGWPWIFYVNVPVGLAVLAALPRFVPATARPARRGAGLDVPGALLVTTATGALVYGLVTAGDSGWTSTATLLPLLGALVLYAAFAATERKARTPLMDLRMLTRRPVVVGSLLMLVATALLISFFFLGSMHLQHLHHLGALRTGLLFLPVALTTAIGAHLGSRLVSTAGPRVCATGGLTVAALGCLPLVLVDPASGPWTTLLPSLATASLGLGAVFVTATTTALGLIAPTEAGLASGIVNTFHELGGSIGVALVSTLALTATTTPTPTGLTAAYTLCTATAATAALAAPLLIPRGRPHLTGGPHGMH